The Ferrimicrobium sp. sequence CCCGAAGCCATAATTCATAACGGGCGTGTGGTAACACCGAGCGGCCTGAGTCCGATCACTGCGGGACCCTCCACCATCTTTGCGATGCCAGGAGCGTCTACTTCTACGCTGTACGACCAGGGGGCAGCGTCCTGTGCGAGCTTTAGCTAAAAATCCGTTAGCCTGGTCAAGGAGGTGGAGGACTAATGTCAGCTAGCCAAATCGAGTGGACAGAGGTCACATGGAATCCGACAACGGGCTGTGACCGGATATCCGGGCTTTCAGCACATGCAAGGGCGAAGGGAGCTACCACTTCTCTTGAGGACATGGTCAGCGCTTGTTGCCCCCCT is a genomic window containing:
- a CDS encoding DUF5131 family protein; translation: MSASQIEWTEVTWNPTTGCDRISGLSAHARAKGATTSLEDMVSACCPP